Proteins encoded together in one Paracidovorax wautersii window:
- a CDS encoding alpha/beta hydrolase, with product MPLPYASSSPSPVSTPTVPSRSLSSAARWKRTARVAGLLALAAGLAACSGVGTLNALTPRSAAEVDHGVAYGALPRQRLDVYRPAGSAPAGGWPVVVFFYGGTWKSGERGDYLFLGQALASRGVLTLVADYRLYPEVRYPDFLKDSAQALAWGLDHAASLGGNPRRVFAMGHSAGGYNAAMLALDPRWLGGAGHAPRELAGWIGLAGPYDFLPSDNPDVQSVFHHPDYPPDAQPVGFAHAGAPPAFLGAAEKDSLVSPERSTLQLAGRLQATGVPVTLRTYPHARHTTLVGAFAWPLRGIAPVLDDVAAFVHSTPPARTP from the coding sequence ATGCCGCTGCCTTACGCCTCATCCTCGCCCTCGCCGGTGTCTACGCCCACCGTGCCCTCCCGCTCCCTGTCCTCTGCCGCGCGCTGGAAGCGCACCGCCCGCGTCGCCGGCCTGCTGGCCCTGGCTGCGGGGCTGGCGGCCTGTTCAGGCGTGGGCACGCTCAACGCCCTGACGCCGCGCAGCGCGGCCGAGGTGGACCACGGCGTGGCCTACGGCGCCCTGCCCCGCCAGCGGCTGGACGTGTACCGGCCCGCCGGATCGGCACCGGCCGGCGGCTGGCCCGTGGTTGTGTTCTTCTACGGCGGCACCTGGAAGAGCGGCGAGCGCGGCGACTATCTCTTCCTCGGCCAGGCCCTGGCATCGCGCGGGGTGCTCACCCTGGTGGCGGACTACCGGCTGTACCCCGAGGTGCGCTACCCCGACTTCCTGAAGGACAGCGCACAGGCACTGGCCTGGGGCCTGGACCACGCCGCAAGCCTGGGCGGCAATCCCCGCCGCGTCTTCGCCATGGGCCACAGCGCGGGCGGCTACAACGCCGCCATGCTGGCGCTGGACCCGCGCTGGCTGGGCGGTGCCGGCCATGCGCCGCGCGAGCTGGCCGGCTGGATCGGGCTGGCGGGGCCGTACGACTTTCTGCCCTCCGACAACCCGGATGTGCAGAGCGTGTTCCACCACCCCGATTACCCGCCGGACGCCCAGCCGGTCGGCTTCGCGCACGCCGGTGCGCCGCCGGCCTTTCTGGGCGCGGCGGAGAAGGACTCGCTGGTCAGCCCCGAGCGCAGCACGCTGCAGTTGGCGGGCCGCCTGCAGGCCACGGGCGTGCCCGTCACGCTGCGCACCTATCCGCATGCGCGCCACACCACGCTGGTGGGCGCCTTCGCCTGGCCGCTGCGCGGCATCGCCCCTGTGCTGGACGACGTGGCGGCCTTCGTCCACAGCACGCCCCCCGCACGCACGCCCTGA
- the aroQ gene encoding type II 3-dehydroquinate dehydratase: MKKPTVFVLNGPNLNLLGTREPAVYGSQTLADVEQLCAAACERHGFALRFHQSNYEGALVDWIHEAGRLQAAGELAGVVLNAGAYTHTSVALLDAVKGTGVTLIELHISNVHARESFRHHSYIAGAAKAVLCGFGVQGYGLAIDGLAGL, translated from the coding sequence GTGAAGAAACCCACCGTCTTCGTTCTCAATGGCCCCAATCTGAACCTGCTCGGCACGCGCGAGCCGGCCGTGTATGGATCGCAGACGCTGGCGGATGTCGAACAGCTGTGCGCCGCTGCGTGCGAGCGCCACGGCTTTGCGCTGCGCTTCCACCAGAGCAACTACGAGGGCGCGCTGGTGGACTGGATCCATGAGGCCGGCCGGCTGCAGGCCGCGGGCGAACTGGCCGGCGTGGTGCTCAATGCCGGTGCCTACACGCACACCAGCGTCGCCCTGCTCGATGCCGTGAAGGGCACGGGCGTGACGCTGATCGAGCTGCACATCAGCAACGTGCACGCCCGCGAGAGCTTCCGCCACCACTCCTACATCGCCGGCGCCGCCAAGGCCGTGCTGTGCGGCTTCGGCGTGCAGGGCTACGGCCTGGCCATCGACGGGCTGGCGGGGCTGTGA
- a CDS encoding DUF6250 domain-containing protein codes for MAMQYAGARRAVWTVAGALAVGALLAACGGSDDATIASDDFTQGLAQWKIEQQSAAGTVTATGGVLDIVQPSGATLWFRQKFTGDYEITFSATPVPISFAGTAFVDRISDLNMFWNAVDPRIGSGDPTQNSFDGSLNAYNPVRLYYVGYGANGNTTTRLRRNDGTASRPQITGYATPASATADDRAGGMTAATTLIANQATRVRIVSRAATASDPATLQWYADGALVFSYADPAPYREGWFALRTTTSHWQIRDFQVRRL; via the coding sequence ATGGCAATGCAGTATGCAGGGGCGCGCCGCGCCGTGTGGACGGTGGCGGGCGCCCTGGCGGTGGGTGCGCTCCTGGCCGCGTGCGGCGGCAGCGACGACGCGACGATCGCATCCGACGATTTCACGCAGGGCCTGGCGCAGTGGAAGATCGAGCAGCAAAGCGCGGCCGGCACCGTGACCGCCACCGGCGGCGTGCTGGACATCGTGCAGCCCTCCGGGGCCACGCTGTGGTTTCGCCAGAAGTTCACCGGCGACTACGAGATCACCTTCTCGGCCACGCCCGTGCCGATCAGCTTCGCGGGCACTGCCTTCGTCGACCGCATCTCCGACCTGAACATGTTCTGGAATGCGGTGGACCCGCGCATCGGCTCGGGCGATCCCACGCAGAACAGCTTCGACGGCTCGCTCAATGCGTACAACCCGGTCCGGCTCTACTACGTGGGCTACGGTGCCAACGGCAACACCACCACGCGCCTGCGCCGCAACGACGGCACGGCCAGCCGCCCGCAGATCACCGGCTACGCCACGCCGGCATCCGCTACCGCAGACGACCGCGCCGGCGGCATGACGGCGGCCACCACGCTCATTGCGAACCAGGCCACGCGCGTGCGCATCGTCTCGCGCGCTGCCACGGCCAGCGACCCGGCCACCCTGCAGTGGTATGCCGACGGCGCGCTGGTGTTCAGCTACGCCGACCCGGCGCCGTACCGGGAAGGCTGGTTCGCTCTGCGCACCACCACCAGCCACTGGCAGATCCGCGACTTCCAGGTGCGCAGGCTGTGA
- a CDS encoding DUF2322 family protein — MTFADRLKQLPSVAHVAALQLLGADGQVIATLENKPGQAGSVAVYHALGQLYGGRITPAAATLGLEWYAEHTADAQAHPGKHPNIDRLVAWAGADAEYAVRLVPAAAAAA; from the coding sequence ATGACCTTCGCAGACCGCCTCAAGCAGCTCCCCTCCGTCGCCCACGTCGCCGCCCTTCAACTTCTCGGCGCGGACGGTCAGGTCATTGCCACGCTGGAGAACAAGCCCGGCCAGGCCGGTTCGGTGGCCGTGTACCACGCGCTGGGGCAGCTGTACGGCGGCCGCATCACGCCGGCCGCGGCCACGCTGGGGCTGGAGTGGTATGCGGAGCACACGGCCGACGCGCAGGCGCATCCGGGCAAGCACCCCAACATCGACCGGCTGGTGGCCTGGGCGGGCGCCGATGCGGAGTACGCCGTGCGCCTGGTGCCTGCGGCGGCTGCCGCTGCCTGA
- a CDS encoding phospholipase D-like domain-containing protein, which translates to MLIAFLTFIATVALVLVALNFTAGEKKVQQQLPRLYTTASPQFERALGSLLGPGVLPGNEVVELLNGDQIFPPMLAAIQAAQKSVTFETYIYWSGDIGKRFADALAERARAGVKVHVLLDWVGSAKMEESYLTEMKNAGVEIEKFHKPHWYNLARLNNRTHRKLLVTDGQVGFTGGVGIAPEWTGNAQDPEHWRDSHYQVRGPVVAQMQATFLDNWLKVTGEVLHGEEYFPQLDAVGPHRAQMFSSSPSSGSESMQLMYHLAITAAERTIDLSAAYFVPDELTRKLLQDALARGVRLRLITPGEHTDTETVKAASRGTWGELLRAGAEIYEYEPTMYHCKVMIVDGLLVSVGSTNFDNRSFRLNDEANLNVYDAAFAQRQTAVFEADLQRSRRVTLEAWENRPWTERAMERVTRLLEAQL; encoded by the coding sequence ATGCTGATTGCCTTCCTGACCTTCATCGCCACGGTCGCCCTGGTGCTCGTCGCTCTCAACTTCACGGCCGGCGAGAAGAAGGTGCAGCAGCAGCTGCCGCGGCTGTACACCACCGCCAGCCCGCAGTTCGAGCGGGCGTTGGGCAGCCTGCTCGGCCCCGGTGTGCTGCCGGGCAACGAGGTGGTGGAGCTGCTCAATGGCGACCAGATCTTTCCGCCCATGCTGGCGGCCATCCAGGCGGCGCAGAAGAGCGTCACTTTTGAAACCTACATCTACTGGTCGGGCGACATCGGCAAGCGGTTCGCCGATGCGCTGGCCGAGCGCGCGCGGGCCGGCGTCAAGGTGCATGTGCTGCTCGACTGGGTGGGCAGCGCCAAGATGGAGGAAAGCTACCTCACCGAGATGAAGAACGCCGGCGTGGAGATCGAGAAGTTCCACAAGCCCCACTGGTACAACCTGGCGCGGCTGAACAACCGCACCCACCGCAAGCTGCTCGTCACCGACGGGCAGGTGGGCTTCACGGGCGGGGTCGGCATTGCGCCCGAGTGGACCGGCAACGCGCAGGACCCGGAGCATTGGCGCGATTCGCACTACCAGGTGCGCGGGCCGGTGGTGGCGCAGATGCAGGCCACCTTCCTGGACAACTGGCTCAAGGTGACGGGCGAGGTGCTGCATGGCGAAGAGTATTTCCCCCAGCTCGACGCCGTGGGGCCGCACCGCGCGCAGATGTTCTCCAGCTCGCCGTCGAGCGGCAGCGAGAGCATGCAGCTGATGTACCACCTGGCCATCACGGCGGCCGAGCGCACCATCGATCTGTCGGCGGCGTACTTCGTGCCCGACGAACTCACGCGCAAGCTGCTGCAGGACGCGCTGGCGCGCGGCGTGCGCCTGCGGCTCATCACGCCGGGCGAGCACACCGACACCGAGACGGTGAAGGCCGCCTCGCGCGGCACCTGGGGCGAGCTGCTGCGTGCCGGCGCCGAGATCTACGAATACGAGCCCACCATGTACCACTGCAAGGTGATGATCGTGGACGGGCTGCTGGTCTCCGTGGGCTCCACCAACTTCGACAACCGCTCGTTCCGCCTGAATGACGAGGCCAACCTCAACGTGTACGACGCCGCCTTCGCGCAGCGGCAGACCGCCGTGTTCGAGGCCGATCTGCAGCGCTCGCGCCGCGTGACGCTGGAGGCCTGGGAGAACCGCCCCTGGACCGAGCGGGCCATGGAGCGCGTCACACGGCTGCTGGAAGCGCAGCTGTGA
- a CDS encoding SRPBCC family protein, which produces MPDTAPPSTPAGTVRLHRVLRSPPERVYRAFLDPDAMSKWLPPHGFTGRVLEMDARVGGRYRMQFTNFSSGTVHAFGGEYLELVPNERIVNTDRFDDPAMPGEMRTTITLRAVEVGTELTAVQEGIPAAIPVSGCYLGWQDSLQLLAQLVEPDIPG; this is translated from the coding sequence ATGCCTGATACCGCACCGCCTTCCACTCCCGCCGGCACCGTCCGCCTGCACCGTGTGCTGCGCTCCCCGCCCGAGCGCGTGTACCGCGCCTTCCTCGACCCGGACGCCATGTCCAAATGGCTGCCGCCGCACGGCTTCACCGGCCGCGTGCTGGAAATGGATGCGCGCGTGGGCGGCCGCTACCGCATGCAGTTCACCAACTTCAGCAGCGGCACCGTCCACGCGTTCGGCGGCGAATACCTGGAGCTGGTGCCCAACGAACGCATCGTCAACACCGACCGCTTCGACGACCCCGCCATGCCCGGCGAGATGCGCACCACCATCACGCTGCGCGCGGTGGAGGTGGGCACGGAGCTGACGGCCGTGCAGGAAGGCATCCCCGCCGCGATTCCGGTGTCGGGCTGCTACCTCGGCTGGCAGGACTCGCTGCAGCTGCTGGCCCAGCTGGTGGAGCCGGACATTCCGGGCTGA
- a CDS encoding isochorismatase family cysteine hydrolase, with protein MVDVINPLDFPTAGDLLPGAVAAAQAIARLKARLARRGVAAIYANDNYGTWHSEFRDILAQCRDLPGERGEISRLLTPAREDLVILKPQHSAFHSTPLQHLLGKMRTEQVTIVGLAADMCVMLTATDARMLGYRVWVPEDCTAAESPRRKGDALRQLHEVFKCSVRPALRSRKAAGHAQS; from the coding sequence ATGGTGGATGTGATCAATCCGCTGGACTTTCCCACCGCGGGCGACCTGCTGCCCGGCGCCGTGGCGGCCGCCCAGGCCATCGCGCGGCTCAAGGCGCGGTTGGCGCGGCGCGGCGTGGCGGCCATCTACGCCAACGACAACTACGGCACCTGGCACAGCGAGTTCCGCGACATCCTGGCGCAGTGCCGCGATCTGCCGGGCGAGCGCGGCGAGATCTCGCGGCTGCTGACGCCGGCGCGCGAAGATCTGGTCATCCTCAAGCCGCAGCACTCGGCCTTCCACTCCACGCCGCTGCAGCACCTGCTGGGCAAGATGCGCACGGAGCAGGTGACCATCGTGGGCCTGGCTGCCGACATGTGCGTGATGCTGACGGCCACCGATGCGCGCATGCTGGGCTACCGCGTCTGGGTGCCCGAGGACTGCACGGCCGCCGAATCGCCGCGGCGCAAGGGCGATGCGCTGCGCCAGCTGCACGAAGTGTTCAAGTGCTCGGTGCGGCCGGCACTGCGCAGCAGAAAGGCCGCCGGCCATGCCCAGTCTTGA
- a CDS encoding glutamine--tRNA ligase/YqeY domain fusion protein, giving the protein MSSPASPDTSKDTPKPSNFLRQIIESDLAKGTHAQARWGGAPGDGASHAAGQPDPAKIRTRFPPEPNGYLHVGHAKSICLNFGLAADYGGVCHLRFDDTNPEKEDQEYVDAIIDAVHWLGFDWKAHGTDHLYYASNYFDFMYRAAEYLIETGNAYVDEQTPEEMRANRGDFGKPGVDSPFRSRTVAENLARFRAMKAGELPDGAAVLRAKIDMASPNINLRDPAIYRIKHAEHHNTGNQWCIYPMYTFAHPIEDALEHITHSICTLEFEDQRPFYDWLMDRLVEGGLIAAPQPRQYEFARLNLTYVITSKRKLKHLVDNGIVSGWDDPRMPTIVGLRRRGYTPEAIRLFCDRIGVTKDYSWIDYSTLEGCLREDLEAKAHRGMVALDPVKLVLTNWDEVMGAGHLEPCSLPALPHPPEGVESPVRHFTLGKEVWIEREDFEEVPPKGYKRLFPGNKVRLKGGYVIECTGCEKDADGKITQVNATVVPDTKSGTPGADTVKVKAAITWVGVADGVPAEVRLYDRLFTDAQPDAGGKDYLALLNPDSLKVVTAYVEPSLANAQPDEKFQFERFGYFVADRKDHAPGKPVFNRVTGLKDSWGK; this is encoded by the coding sequence ATGAGCTCCCCCGCCTCCCCCGACACCTCCAAAGACACCCCCAAGCCCAGCAACTTCCTGCGGCAGATCATCGAAAGCGATCTGGCCAAGGGCACCCACGCCCAGGCCCGCTGGGGCGGCGCCCCTGGCGACGGCGCATCGCACGCCGCCGGCCAGCCCGACCCGGCCAAGATCCGCACGCGCTTCCCGCCCGAGCCCAACGGCTACCTGCACGTGGGCCACGCCAAGAGCATCTGCCTGAACTTCGGCTTGGCCGCCGACTACGGCGGCGTCTGCCACCTGCGCTTCGACGACACCAACCCCGAGAAGGAAGACCAGGAGTACGTGGACGCCATCATCGACGCCGTGCACTGGCTCGGCTTCGACTGGAAGGCCCACGGCACGGACCACCTGTACTACGCCAGCAATTATTTCGACTTCATGTACCGCGCCGCCGAGTACCTGATCGAGACCGGCAACGCCTACGTGGACGAGCAGACGCCCGAAGAGATGCGCGCCAACCGCGGCGACTTCGGCAAGCCCGGCGTAGACAGCCCCTTCCGCAGCCGCACCGTGGCCGAGAACCTGGCGCGCTTCCGTGCCATGAAGGCCGGCGAACTGCCCGACGGCGCCGCCGTGCTGCGCGCCAAGATCGACATGGCCTCGCCCAACATCAACCTGCGCGACCCGGCCATCTACCGCATCAAGCACGCCGAGCACCACAACACCGGCAACCAGTGGTGCATCTACCCGATGTACACCTTCGCCCACCCCATCGAGGACGCGCTGGAGCACATCACCCACAGCATCTGCACGCTGGAGTTCGAAGACCAGCGTCCCTTCTACGACTGGTTGATGGACCGCCTGGTCGAGGGCGGCCTGATCGCCGCGCCCCAGCCGCGCCAGTACGAGTTCGCGCGGCTGAACCTCACCTACGTGATCACCAGCAAGCGCAAGCTCAAGCACCTGGTGGACAACGGCATCGTGAGCGGATGGGACGACCCCCGCATGCCCACCATCGTGGGCTTGCGCCGCCGCGGCTACACGCCCGAAGCCATCCGCCTGTTCTGCGACCGCATCGGCGTGACCAAGGACTACAGCTGGATCGACTACAGCACGCTGGAAGGCTGCCTGCGCGAAGACCTGGAGGCCAAGGCCCACCGCGGCATGGTGGCGCTGGACCCGGTCAAGCTCGTGCTCACCAACTGGGACGAGGTGATGGGCGCCGGCCACCTGGAGCCCTGCAGCCTGCCCGCCCTGCCCCACCCGCCCGAAGGCGTGGAAAGCCCCGTGCGCCACTTCACGCTGGGCAAGGAAGTCTGGATCGAGCGCGAGGACTTCGAGGAAGTGCCGCCCAAGGGCTACAAGCGCCTGTTCCCCGGCAACAAGGTGCGCCTGAAGGGCGGCTACGTCATCGAGTGCACCGGCTGCGAGAAAGACGCCGACGGCAAGATCACCCAGGTGAACGCCACCGTGGTGCCCGACACCAAGAGCGGCACCCCGGGCGCCGACACCGTGAAGGTGAAGGCCGCCATCACCTGGGTGGGCGTGGCCGATGGCGTGCCCGCGGAAGTGCGCCTGTACGACCGGTTGTTCACCGACGCTCAGCCGGACGCCGGCGGCAAGGACTATCTGGCCCTGCTGAACCCGGACAGCCTGAAGGTGGTGACCGCCTATGTCGAGCCTTCGCTCGCCAACGCCCAGCCGGACGAGAAGTTCCAGTTCGAGCGCTTCGGCTACTTCGTCGCGGACCGCAAGGACCACGCGCCGGGCAAGCCGGTGTTCAACCGGGTGACGGGGTTGAAGGACAGCTGGGGCAAGTGA
- a CDS encoding alpha/beta hydrolase, whose protein sequence is MQAQGTGDSRIIARLEAEAERHTTPCGAAGDTVWHAWGDARSPEPPLVLLHGGSGSWTHWVRNVDGLVAAGRRVWIPDLPGFGASALPDGGSDADALVEPLADGLRSLFGPQPCDLVGFSFGGMTAGLLLAAHPELARQLVLVGAPAMGVVPKRQFELKAWRHLPPGQQLDIHRYNLAALMLNDPSLIEGLALELHVANVVRDRMPRRRLAHTDILARSLPQVTCPVHAIYGQGDALYKEWITALEAAYAAVTPDLQGFALIPDAGHWVQFERPEAFLQALLDALAQGAQRLHG, encoded by the coding sequence ATGCAGGCGCAGGGCACCGGCGATTCCCGGATCATCGCCCGTCTGGAAGCAGAGGCCGAGCGCCATACCACCCCGTGCGGCGCGGCAGGCGATACCGTCTGGCACGCCTGGGGCGATGCGCGGTCGCCCGAGCCGCCGCTGGTGCTGCTGCACGGCGGCAGCGGCAGCTGGACGCACTGGGTGCGCAACGTTGACGGCCTGGTGGCGGCCGGGCGGCGCGTGTGGATTCCGGACCTGCCGGGCTTCGGCGCGTCGGCCCTGCCGGACGGCGGTAGCGATGCGGATGCACTGGTCGAGCCCCTGGCCGACGGCCTGCGGTCCCTGTTCGGCCCCCAGCCCTGCGATCTGGTCGGGTTCTCGTTCGGCGGCATGACGGCCGGGCTGTTGCTGGCGGCCCACCCCGAGCTGGCGCGCCAGCTGGTGCTGGTGGGCGCACCCGCCATGGGCGTGGTGCCCAAGCGGCAGTTCGAACTCAAGGCCTGGCGCCATCTGCCGCCCGGCCAGCAGCTGGACATCCACCGCTACAACCTGGCGGCGCTGATGCTGAACGACCCGTCGCTCATCGAAGGCCTGGCGCTGGAGCTGCACGTGGCCAACGTGGTGCGCGACCGCATGCCGCGGCGGCGGCTGGCGCACACCGACATCCTGGCGCGCTCGCTGCCGCAGGTGACCTGCCCGGTGCACGCGATCTACGGCCAGGGCGATGCGCTCTACAAGGAGTGGATCACGGCGCTGGAGGCCGCGTACGCCGCCGTCACGCCTGACCTGCAGGGCTTCGCCCTGATCCCCGATGCCGGCCACTGGGTGCAGTTCGAGCGGCCCGAGGCTTTTCTGCAGGCTCTGCTCGACGCGCTGGCGCAGGGCGCGCAGCGCCTGCACGGCTGA
- a CDS encoding restriction endonuclease, producing MARSRSRRRQARALDTLLEKGVIACIIGAALLAAPWFTRSSPLISQVAANVRPLGWVLLAIGAALLLAHRLVRRNNGAEASAPTVQRMRAPSRTARSPAPPAGSDRPLPSPHTPAHADAFDGAAPAGTAGVPPVPEPEPVRQPAARWGPEVFAAIEWRRFEAVCEALFAQAGFQTRAQSHGADGGVDIWLYSAHSDGPAAVVQCKHWQGKPVGVREMREFYGVMAAHKLQRGTYATTSTYTEDALQFAKDNGISALNGKRLLSLIAQRTEAQQQALLQVAFEGEYWRPTCASCGTKMVERKRSRDGARFWACSHHPRCKRTLPMAS from the coding sequence ATGGCCCGTTCACGTTCGCGCCGCCGCCAGGCCCGCGCGCTCGACACCTTGCTCGAAAAAGGCGTCATCGCCTGCATCATCGGCGCCGCCCTGCTGGCGGCCCCGTGGTTCACCCGCAGCTCACCCCTGATCAGCCAAGTGGCGGCCAATGTGCGGCCACTGGGCTGGGTGCTTCTGGCGATCGGTGCGGCGCTGCTGCTGGCGCACCGGCTGGTACGGCGCAACAACGGCGCGGAGGCATCAGCCCCCACCGTGCAACGCATGCGGGCACCATCGCGCACGGCCCGATCCCCAGCGCCTCCCGCCGGATCCGATCGCCCCTTGCCCAGCCCGCACACGCCAGCGCACGCCGATGCGTTCGACGGTGCTGCGCCAGCCGGCACCGCCGGCGTTCCCCCCGTCCCGGAGCCGGAGCCTGTCCGGCAGCCGGCAGCCCGCTGGGGCCCCGAGGTCTTCGCCGCCATCGAATGGCGGCGCTTCGAAGCCGTGTGCGAGGCGCTCTTCGCGCAGGCCGGGTTCCAGACCCGCGCCCAATCCCATGGGGCCGATGGCGGCGTCGACATCTGGCTGTACAGCGCGCACAGCGACGGACCCGCCGCGGTCGTGCAGTGCAAGCACTGGCAGGGCAAGCCCGTGGGCGTGCGGGAGATGCGGGAGTTCTATGGCGTGATGGCGGCCCACAAGCTGCAGCGCGGCACCTACGCCACCACCTCCACCTATACCGAAGACGCCCTGCAATTCGCCAAGGACAACGGCATCAGCGCCCTGAACGGCAAGCGCCTGCTGTCGCTGATCGCGCAGCGGACCGAGGCGCAGCAGCAGGCCCTGCTACAGGTGGCGTTCGAGGGCGAGTACTGGCGCCCCACCTGCGCCAGCTGCGGCACCAAGATGGTCGAGCGCAAGCGCTCCCGGGACGGCGCCCGCTTCTGGGCCTGCAGCCACCATCCACGCTGCAAACGGACGCTGCCCATGGCGAGCTGA
- a CDS encoding YetF domain-containing protein: MPSLEMDALELVGRAAVVYGVLLLLMRATGKRTVGQFTPFDLLVVMLVSEAAGPSMTGDDHSIWGGLLVCLILIALNTLVGVVTARSRLAERLLEGEAVLLGRDGRIFDATRKRHRVSQNDIEQALREADCDLDELRYAFLEADGSVSIQKRRGKADT, encoded by the coding sequence ATGCCCAGTCTTGAAATGGATGCCCTGGAACTGGTGGGCCGAGCGGCCGTGGTCTACGGCGTGCTGCTGCTGCTCATGCGGGCCACGGGCAAGCGCACCGTGGGCCAGTTCACGCCCTTCGACCTGCTGGTGGTGATGCTCGTCAGTGAGGCGGCCGGGCCGTCCATGACGGGCGACGACCACTCCATCTGGGGCGGCCTGCTGGTGTGCCTGATCCTCATCGCGCTCAATACCCTGGTGGGCGTGGTCACTGCGCGCAGCCGCCTGGCCGAGCGGCTGCTGGAAGGCGAGGCCGTGCTGCTCGGGCGCGACGGGCGCATCTTCGACGCCACGCGCAAGCGGCACCGCGTCTCGCAGAACGACATCGAACAGGCCCTGCGCGAGGCCGACTGCGATCTGGACGAGCTGCGCTACGCTTTCCTGGAAGCGGACGGCAGCGTCAGCATCCAGAAGCGCCGAGGCAAAGCCGATACATGA
- a CDS encoding CBS domain-containing protein, which translates to MQTVSDIMTRGVRTMAPTDSLTFAAQAMRELNVGSLPVCDRNRLVGLVTDRDIVVRALAEERAHARIGDVMTEEPLYCFEDEPLEQALTTMRGQQIRRMPVVDRDKRLVGIVAMADVATGADVQQGADALRAISEPAAPDRSSQSAAAGPAGGGQTD; encoded by the coding sequence ATGCAAACCGTATCCGACATCATGACCCGAGGGGTGCGCACCATGGCCCCCACCGACTCGCTCACCTTCGCCGCGCAGGCGATGCGTGAGCTCAATGTGGGCTCGCTGCCCGTATGCGACCGAAACCGCCTCGTCGGCCTGGTGACCGACCGCGACATCGTCGTGCGGGCCCTGGCCGAGGAACGTGCCCACGCACGCATCGGCGACGTGATGACCGAAGAGCCCCTGTACTGCTTCGAGGACGAGCCGCTGGAGCAGGCGCTGACCACCATGCGCGGCCAGCAGATCCGCCGCATGCCGGTGGTGGACCGCGACAAGCGCCTGGTGGGCATCGTGGCGATGGCCGACGTGGCCACCGGCGCCGACGTACAGCAGGGCGCCGATGCCCTCCGCGCCATCTCGGAGCCCGCTGCGCCGGACCGCTCCAGCCAGTCCGCCGCCGCGGGCCCTGCCGGCGGCGGCCAGACCGACTGA
- the arfB gene encoding alternative ribosome rescue aminoacyl-tRNA hydrolase ArfB — protein MDDAPGRPKAAPPPRRASTAAAAPQVDEREVEWTAMRAQGAGGQNVNKVSSAIHLRYDVQASSLPADVKERLLALRDSRLTQEGVFVIKAQQYRTQEANRLDALQRLQAVVDSVAHAPRVRRATRPTYGSQQRRLASKSQRSDIKALRGKPRD, from the coding sequence ATGGACGACGCCCCCGGCCGCCCCAAGGCCGCGCCACCGCCCCGGCGCGCATCCACCGCCGCGGCTGCGCCGCAGGTGGACGAGCGTGAGGTGGAATGGACGGCCATGCGCGCCCAAGGCGCGGGCGGACAGAACGTCAACAAGGTGTCCAGCGCCATCCACCTGCGCTACGACGTGCAGGCCTCGTCGCTGCCTGCCGATGTGAAGGAGCGGCTGCTGGCGCTGCGCGACAGCCGTCTCACGCAGGAGGGCGTGTTCGTCATCAAAGCCCAGCAGTACCGCACGCAGGAGGCCAACCGGCTCGACGCGCTGCAGCGCCTGCAGGCCGTGGTGGACAGCGTGGCCCACGCGCCCCGGGTGCGCCGCGCCACGCGGCCTACGTACGGATCGCAGCAGCGGCGGCTGGCGTCCAAGAGCCAGCGCTCCGACATCAAGGCCCTGCGCGGCAAGCCGCGCGACTGA